CGGGCCGCACCGTCGGCCCCAGGACGGGAGACGCCCATGTCCGGTGACGCCCTCAGCCAGGACCCCGCCGAGCTGAGAAGGAGGATCGACACCACCAAGGCCCACCCGGCGCGTGTCTACGACGTCTTCCTCGGCGGCAAGGACAACTACCCCGTGGACCGCGCGGCCGCCGCCGCCGCGCTCGCCGCCAACCCGCGCGGCTACCTCGACGTCCGGCACAACCGCGACTTCATGCGCCGCGCGGTGACCCGGCTCGCCACCGAGGACGGCATCCGCCAGTTCCTCGACATCGGCACCGGGCTGCCCACCGCGGAGAACGTCCACACGATCGCCCAGCGGATCATCCCGGACTCCCGGGTGGTGTACGTCGACAACGACCCGGTCGTCCTCGCCCACGCGCGCGCCCTGCTCACCAGCGGCCCCGAGGGCATGACCGACTACATCGACGCGGACTTCATGACGCCGTCGGAGATCCTCGAGAAGGCCGGCAAGACCCTCGACTTCGACCAGCCGATCGCGCTGTGCCTGGTGGCGATCCTGCACTTCGTCGAGGACGAGCAGGCGTACCCGATCGTGCGGGAACTGGTCGAGGCGCTGCCGCCCGGCAGCCGGCTGGTCCTCAGCCACCTCACCGAGGACCTCAACCCGGAGAACATCCGCGCCGTGCAGCGGACCTACACCGAGCGCGGGTTCACCTTCGTGCTGCGCTCCCGGGCCGACGTCGAGCGGTTCTTCACGGACAGCTCCCTCACCCTGGACGAGCCCGGTGTCGTCCCGGCCCACCACTGGCGCGCGGACCACGCGGCGCCGGTGCCCGACCAGCCGGACGCCGCGTACCTGGAGTCCCTCGACGCCATCGAGCGGGTCAGGTACGCGGACATCAACGACGTCACGGACGCCGACATCAACGTGTACGGCGGGGTCGGCGCCAAGGCGTGAGGGGCGGGGCGTGCCGGGCGCGGCGCTGCGGCCCGCCCGTCCACATCCCGGAATTCTCCCTGTACTCGGC
The sequence above is a segment of the Streptomyces griseoviridis genome. Coding sequences within it:
- a CDS encoding SAM-dependent methyltransferase, yielding MSGDALSQDPAELRRRIDTTKAHPARVYDVFLGGKDNYPVDRAAAAAALAANPRGYLDVRHNRDFMRRAVTRLATEDGIRQFLDIGTGLPTAENVHTIAQRIIPDSRVVYVDNDPVVLAHARALLTSGPEGMTDYIDADFMTPSEILEKAGKTLDFDQPIALCLVAILHFVEDEQAYPIVRELVEALPPGSRLVLSHLTEDLNPENIRAVQRTYTERGFTFVLRSRADVERFFTDSSLTLDEPGVVPAHHWRADHAAPVPDQPDAAYLESLDAIERVRYADINDVTDADINVYGGVGAKA